One Branchiostoma floridae strain S238N-H82 chromosome 15, Bfl_VNyyK, whole genome shotgun sequence DNA window includes the following coding sequences:
- the LOC118431800 gene encoding serine/arginine-rich splicing factor 11-like isoform X10: protein MTQTKVIQVTNVAPAATKEQMQTLFSFLGKIDEIKLYPEDISVPVTSKVCYVKYDDPTNCGVAQHLTNTVFIDRALIVVPCQDGIIPDEAKALQLAAPANAVAGMIPGGAAPAASALLPTPAPIANPLLAAAGVAGGEVLGATLADQDILGAFFPESVSKDVLGSGMGDQLPPLPGNVDPSKIDEIRRTVYVGNLDSATVTAEQLLNFFQQVGEVKYVRMAGDETQPTRFAFVEFADQTSVAKALQYNGIMFGNRPLKINHSNNAIVKPQTQTPEAQRREIEEAMKRVRDAEALITAAIEPGTMTAATLQIPAIEKPTLRSSEISEKKDDKRRRSRSRSRSYSRRRRSRSRSPRRSRSRRSRSRSRHRRSRSRSPKRRSRSPRRRRSRSRERRSRSRGRRRSRTRTPPRSYRTTSRLSRSKSSCGCPQTRDAPSERMARSPRRRSRTPKRSPSKSPARRTSSSKHKKEKKKDKDKDRDRSGSRERDTTKSKKKKKDKDKDKDREREKDKEKHRGKSKEQEEEKKEAKVTRDYDEEEQGYDSEKEKVAKAPAPEAPVEQPAEAPPSSEEFGDSGSQGQADMDVDSD, encoded by the exons ATGACGCAAACGAAGGTGATCCAGGTGACGAACGTGGCGCCGGCCGCCACCAAGGAGCAGATGCAGACGTTGTTCAGTTTCCTGGGCAAGATTGACGAGATCAAACTGTACCCTGA GGATATCTCAGTGCCGGTGACTTCCAAGGTGTGTTACGTGAAATACGACGACCCGACAAACTGCGGCGTTGCACAGCACCTCACCAACACCGTGTTCATCGACAGGGCGCTGATCGTTGTCCCTTGTCAGGATG GCATCATTCCAGATGAAGCTAAGGCCCTTCAGTTGGCAGCACCAGCCAATGCGGTGGCTGGTATGATCCCTGGGGGGGCAGCACCTGCGGCCAGCGCCCTACTCCCCACCCCAGCACCTATAGCCAACCCACTTCTGGCAGCTGCAGGGGTAGCAGGAGGG GAAGTACTGGGGGCAACTCTGGCTGACCAG GACATACTTGGAGCATTTTTTCCTGAAAGTGTGAGCAAG GACGTTCTCGGATCCGGTATGGGAGACCAG CTTCCACCCCTGCCTGGCAATGTGGACCCTTCCAAAATTGATGAGATCCGACGGACAGTCTATGTGGGCAACTTGGACTCCGCCACT GTTACCGCCGAGCAGCTCCTGAACTTCTTCCAGCAAGTGGGCGAGGTCAAGTACGTCCGCATGGCGGGGGACGAGACCCAGCCCACGCGCTTTGCGTTTGTCGAGTTCGCCGACCAGACGTCTGTGGCAAAGGCTTTGCAGTATAACGGCATCATGTTCGGGAACCGACCACTCAA GATTAACCATTCCAACAATGCTATCGTCAAGCCCCAGACTCAGACTCCCGAGGCACAGCGCCGGGAAATCGAGGAGGCCATGAAACGTGTCCGCGATGCGGAGGCTCTAATCACAGCCGCCATCGAGCCAG GAACTATGACGGCGGCCACGTTGCAAATCCCAGCCATAG AAAAGCCAACCTTACGGTCTTCAGAGATTTCAGAAAAGAAGGACGACAAGCGGCGCCGAAGCCGGTCCAGATCGCGATCCTACTCTCGGAGACGGCGCTCGAGGTCCAGGTCACCCCGAAG ATCCCGGTCCCGACGTTCACGCAGCCGTAGCCGACATCGACGGTCCAGGTCACGGTCCCCGAAGAGACGCTCTCGGTCCCCTCGCAGAAGGAGGTCTCGTTCCCGCGAACGAAGGTCACGCTCCCG GGGTAGACGACGCTCCCGCACCCGTACCCCACCTCGTAGCTACCGCACCACCAGTCGATTATCCCGCAGCAAGAGCAG TTGTGGCTGTCCTCAGACACGGGACGCCCCATCTGAGAGGATGGCAAG GTCCCCAAGACGACGTTCGCGCACTCCCAAACGGTCGCCATCCAAATCCCCGGCAAGACGGACATCTTCCTCCAA GCataagaaggagaagaagaaggataAAGATAAAGATCGTGACCGCAGCGGTAGCCGGGAGCGAGACACCACCAAgagtaagaagaagaagaaggacaaAGACAAGGACAAGGATCGCGAGCGTGAGAAGGACAAGGAGAAACACAGAGGCAAGAGCAAGGAGCAAGAGGAGGAAAAGAAAGAGGCCAAG GTTACCCGTGACTATGACGAGGAAGAACAAGGCTACGACAGTGAGAAGGAGAAAGTGGCCAAAGCCCCCGCACCGGAGGCACCCGTGGAACAGCCCGCGGAAGCCCCGCCCTCCAGCGAGGAATTCGGAGACTCGGGTAGCCAGGGCCAGGCTGATATGGACGTGGATAGCGATTAA